In the genome of Mucilaginibacter sp. 14171R-50, the window GTATACGCCGGTTACCTTGTTCAATAACTGGTAAAGCGCGGTGGCTTTGGTATCGTGTATCTGGGTAGCGTTTATTTTGCTGATAGCGATGGGGGCATCCTGCCGGGCCTGGCGCTGGCGGCTGGCCGAGACAACCACCTGCTGCAGATCAATGGTTGAGGGCTCTAAAGCTATTTCTATGGAGGCGTTGCCTGCAAGGATGTAAGTTTTGTCGGCAAAGCCAATCATTTTAAAACGCAGGGTTTTAACGCTGTCGGTTAATAAGGTAAACCGGCCCCTGGCATTAGTAGTGGCAAGCAATTGGCCGCTGGTGGCGTTGCTTACCATAACGCCAGCAACAGCCTCGTGCGTGCGGGCATCAGTAACGGTTCCGTGCAGGGTGCTTTGGCCAAAGCAAAGGACAGGCGCAAAGCCCAGCAGGATATATAATAATATAGATAGTTTCATAAAACGGGAAACTTGCCCTTTTGCGCAGGGCATTAACAAATTACAGCGCATGCCAATGCATAGCGGATACGGGCCTTTAAGCGGGTATCGTAAACTGTATGAATAAATAAGTTGTTTTTATGAAAGCCGGGGCGGCTGAAAGATATTGCGCGATTGCTCGGGCAGGTGGATACGGTAGTTGGGAACTTTGGTAACCGATAATAAAACCTGGTAAAACTTAACCTTAGCAGGCTGGTTGCAAAACGCTTCCTGAAACAGGTTTTTTTGCGCCTGGCGTTCTTCGGTGTTTTGTTTTTCCTGGGCCTGCTTTATCTTTTTCATGAAATAGCACTTGCCGTTGCAATGCAGCTGGGGCTTATCACGGTTTTCACAAAGTTTCGTCGCGATGTAGTTCCTGTTCAGCTCAAAACCCGCGTAAATAAAAAAACGCGAAAAATTGGCCGATACCAGTGATACAATTAATAAGTATGCGGTAAAACGTTGTAACATGCGGCGCAAAGGTACGTGTAGTTTGTAATAAATGCTACCATTATAACGATAAAAGCCCCCGACCGGTTGGCGGGGGCTTAAAATATTTGCGGATGGCCTTGATTACTTATCGCGTTTAACAACAAAATGCGAGCTGCTTCCGCCAAAATCGATATCCATCGCGCACGAGTCGGCATAGGCTTTACCCTTATGCGGATAATCGGTGCCCGATACGTTTACGCTGAATGAGAACTCGTCGCCTTTAATTTTACCGTTATCAATGGGTACCTCGCCCATTTGCGAAGTTGCCGTGCCGGTAAGTTTTTCGCCGTCAACCTTAAAGTCGTACGATACCGCTATAGCGTTACCATCCGGGGTGTTTAACGAACCGGTCCATTTGCCGTTAATATCAGCATAAATTGCCGCCAAACATACCATAAAGCAGCAGGATAACAGGGCTGTTGTAAAAATCTTTCTTTTCATGTGGGGTTATCATTTTATAATCCTAATATAGCGTTTTATTGATACAAAATAAGCGGCAGCTGCTTTTTAATATCAAATTATATCGTTAATAAAAAAGCGGGGACGCACCACATCCTGCCGCCATCAAAAAAGCAATAGCCAATAAATTATTCAAATTTATCGGCCACTACCTGTATCTTCCCGTTTAAACCAACAGCTTCAAACGTAAGGGTAACCTTGCCATCTTTCCCTTCAATGGTCACGGTAATATCTTTGTCGTCGCCGCCATCGCCGCTCACTATGCTTTTTACAACCATTTTGCCTTCTTTATAAGGCACTTTCCAGTCGCAGGTTTTCGAGGTTATCTTGCCGGTCATTTTATGATCTTCATCCCCCGGTACAATGGTAATATCGGTACTGCTGATGGTGATAACAGCCGTTTCATCTTTTGTTTTAGATATGTTCCCGTTCTCATCAAAGTGGGTGGTTTTTGACGACGTAAGGGTAACCGTTTTGTCGCATTGCGCATAGGTTATGGTAGTGCCTGTTATTACAAGAAATAAAGCTACCAGGGCTGTTTTAAGTATTTTTCGTGTTTTCATTTTATGGGATATAAAGGTTAATTATTCAAATTTATCTGCTACTACCTGTATCTTGCGGCCAACTCTCTCTTCAACCTCGAAAGTGAGGGTTACTTTACCATCTTTGCCCTCAATGGTTACGGTAGCATGCATCTCATTGGTACCATCTTTACTTACCGTGGCTTTAATAACCGATCTTCCTTCTTTATAAGGTACTTTCCAATCGCAGGTGTACGAGGTGATCTTGCCTCCCAGTTCATGGTCGTTACCCGGTACAATGGTCAGGTCGGTCTTGGTAACTGTAATTACGACGCCTTCATCTACCGTGCGGGTTATAGTGCCTTTGTCGTCAAGGTAGTTTGTAGACGACGCAGTAAGAGTAACTGTTTTATCGCATTGCGCTAATGCTACGCGATGGCCCGCCACTGACAAAAAGCCGGCGAGTATAGTGCTTACTAAATAAAATTTCGTTTTCATTTTATATGATGATTTGATTTTTTGTAAAGATATATGTTTTAAATAGTAATATGCAATACATAGTACTATTTATTTTAATTTATTTGATTTAGATTTATTTATTTTATTTAAATACAAGCGGATTGCGCCCGGAAAAACATGCAATTTTATCAGGAATTTTCAGGAATTTTTAAGTTGAAGCCAATATTTTACCATTTACACGGTTTGAGTTTTATTTTTTAAGGTAAAATATGGGCATTATCTGGTAAAAATATGGCAGCACAAGGGTGGGTATTCCTGTACTTTTGGTTAGCTTTAAAATTCAAACAATTTATCGCCCATGAAAAAGTTTTGCCTGGTAATTCTAATCTCGTGCAGTCTTACTGCCTTTGCCCAAAAACAAGATTACACTATTCAGCCGGTGGCCTTTACCAACGTAAAACTGACTGATCATTTCTGGACACAGCGCATCGAAACCAACCGTACGGTAACTATACCGGCATCTTTTGCCCGTTGCGAAAGCACAGGCAGGGTAAAAAACTTCCAGATGGCGGCCGAGCGCAAGGGTAAATTTTGCACCACCTACCCGTTTGATGATACCGATATTTACAAAACCATAGAAGGGGCATCGTACTCGCTGGCCCTGCATCCTGATAAAAAGCTTGACCATTACGTGGATTCGATGATTACAATCATTGGCCGCGCCCAGGAATCCGACGGCTACCTGTACACTGCCCGCACAATCGACCCGCTGCATGTTGGCCCCTGGCTGGGCACCGAGCGCTGGGTAAAAGAGCAGGAAAACAGTCACGAATTGTACAATGCAGGCCACATGTACGAAGGAGCGGCAGCCCATTACCTGGCTACCGGTAAGCGCAATTTCCTAAATATCGCCCTAAAAAACGCCGATCTGCTGGTGCGTACCTTCGGGCCAGGCAAAAGGCATGTGGCGCCCGGTCATCAGGTGGTAGAGATGGGTTTGGTAAAGCTGTACCGCATCACCGGCAAAAAAGAATACCTGGACCTCGC includes:
- a CDS encoding glycoside hydrolase, with translation MKRKIFTTALLSCCFMVCLAAIYADINGKWTGSLNTPDGNAIAVSYDFKVDGEKLTGTATSQMGEVPIDNGKIKGDEFSFSVNVSGTDYPHKGKAYADSCAMDIDFGGSSSHFVVKRDK